The following are encoded together in the Chlorocebus sabaeus isolate Y175 chromosome 12, mChlSab1.0.hap1, whole genome shotgun sequence genome:
- the AQP7 gene encoding aquaporin-7 isoform X1, whose product MVQTSRHRRSTRGSKMVSWSVTAKIQEILQKKMVREFLAEFMSTYVMMVFGLGSVAHMVLNKKYGSYLGVNLGFGFGVTMGVHVAGHISGAHMNAAVTFANCALGRVPWRKFPVYVLGQFLGSFLAAATIYTLFYTAILHFSGGQLMVTGPVATAGIFATYLPDHMTLWRGFLNEAWLTGMLQLCLFAITDQENNPALPGTQALVIGILVVIIGVSLGMNTGYAINPSRDLPPRVFTFIAGWGKQVFSEGENWWWVPVVAPLLGACLGGIIYLVFIGSTIPREPLKLEDSVAYEDYGITVLPKMGSHEPTISPLTPVSVSPANRSSVHPAPPLHESMALEHF is encoded by the exons atgGTTCAAACATCCAGGCACAGGCG GTCCACCCGTGGCTCCAAAATGGTCTCCTGGTCCGTGACAGCAAAGATCCAGGAAATACTGCAGAAGAAGATGGTGCGAGAGTTCCTGGCCGAGTTCATGAGCACGTATGTCATGATG GTGTTCGGCCTTGGTTCCGTGGCCCATATGGTTCTAAATAAAAAATACGGGAGCTACCTTGGTGTCAACTTGGGTTTTGGCTTCGGAGTCACCATGGGAGTGCACGTGGCAGGCCACATCTCTG GGGCCCACATGAATGCAGCTGTGACCTTCGCTAACTGTGCACTGGGCCGTGTGCCCTGGAGGAAGTTTCCGGTCTATGTGCTGGGGCAGTTCCTGGGCTCCTTCCTGGCAGCTGCCACCATCTACACCCTCTTCTACA CGGCCATTCTCCACTTTTCGGGTGGACAGCTGATGGTGACCGGTCCCGTTGCTACAGCTGGCATTTTTGCCACCTACCTTCCTGATCACATGACACTGTGGCGGGGCTTCCTGAATGAG GCGTGGCTGACCGGGATGCTCCAGCTGTGTCTCTTCGCCATCACGGACCAGGAGAACAACCCAGCACTGCCAGGAACACAGGCGCTGGTGATAGGCATCCTCGTGGTCATCATTGGGGTGTCCCTCGGTATGAACACAGGATATGCCATCAACCCGTCCCGGGACCTGCCCCCTCGCGTCTTCACCTTCATTGCTGGCTGGGGCAAACAGGTCTTCAG TGAAGGGGAGAactggtggtgggtgccagtgGTGGCACCACTTCTGGGTGCCTGTCTAGGTGGCATCATCTACCTGGTCTTCATTGGCTCCACCATCCCACGGGAACCCCTGAAATTGGAGGACTCTGTGGCGTACGAAGACTACGGGATAACCGTATTGCCCAAGATGGGATCTCACGAACCCACGATCTCTCCCCTCACCCCTGTCTCCGTGAGCCCTGCCAACAGATCTTCAGTCCACCCTGCCCCACCCTTACATGAATCCATGGCCCTAGAGCACTTCTAA
- the AQP7 gene encoding aquaporin-7 isoform X3 has translation MVLNKKYGSYLGVNLGFGFGVTMGVHVAGHISGAHMNAAVTFANCALGRVPWRKFPVYVLGQFLGSFLAAATIYTLFYTAILHFSGGQLMVTGPVATAGIFATYLPDHMTLWRGFLNEAWLTGMLQLCLFAITDQENNPALPGTQALVIGILVVIIGVSLGMNTGYAINPSRDLPPRVFTFIAGWGKQVFSEGENWWWVPVVAPLLGACLGGIIYLVFIGSTIPREPLKLEDSVAYEDYGITVLPKMGSHEPTISPLTPVSVSPANRSSVHPAPPLHESMALEHF, from the exons ATGGTTCTAAATAAAAAATACGGGAGCTACCTTGGTGTCAACTTGGGTTTTGGCTTCGGAGTCACCATGGGAGTGCACGTGGCAGGCCACATCTCTG GGGCCCACATGAATGCAGCTGTGACCTTCGCTAACTGTGCACTGGGCCGTGTGCCCTGGAGGAAGTTTCCGGTCTATGTGCTGGGGCAGTTCCTGGGCTCCTTCCTGGCAGCTGCCACCATCTACACCCTCTTCTACA CGGCCATTCTCCACTTTTCGGGTGGACAGCTGATGGTGACCGGTCCCGTTGCTACAGCTGGCATTTTTGCCACCTACCTTCCTGATCACATGACACTGTGGCGGGGCTTCCTGAATGAG GCGTGGCTGACCGGGATGCTCCAGCTGTGTCTCTTCGCCATCACGGACCAGGAGAACAACCCAGCACTGCCAGGAACACAGGCGCTGGTGATAGGCATCCTCGTGGTCATCATTGGGGTGTCCCTCGGTATGAACACAGGATATGCCATCAACCCGTCCCGGGACCTGCCCCCTCGCGTCTTCACCTTCATTGCTGGCTGGGGCAAACAGGTCTTCAG TGAAGGGGAGAactggtggtgggtgccagtgGTGGCACCACTTCTGGGTGCCTGTCTAGGTGGCATCATCTACCTGGTCTTCATTGGCTCCACCATCCCACGGGAACCCCTGAAATTGGAGGACTCTGTGGCGTACGAAGACTACGGGATAACCGTATTGCCCAAGATGGGATCTCACGAACCCACGATCTCTCCCCTCACCCCTGTCTCCGTGAGCCCTGCCAACAGATCTTCAGTCCACCCTGCCCCACCCTTACATGAATCCATGGCCCTAGAGCACTTCTAA
- the AQP7 gene encoding aquaporin-7 isoform X2 — translation MVQTSRHRRSTRGSKMVSWSVTAKIQEILQKKMVREFLAEFMSTYVMMVFGLGSVAHMVLNKKYGSYLGVNLGFGFGVTMGVHVAGHISGAHMNAAVTFANCALGRVPWRKFPVYVLGQFLGSFLAAATIYTLFYTAILHFSGGQLMVTGPVATAGIFATYLPDHMTLWRGFLNEAWLTGMLQLCLFAITDQENNPALPGTQALVIGILVVIIGVSLGMNTGYAINPSRDLPPRVFTFIAGWGKQVFRWHHLPGLHWLHHPTGTPEIGGLCGVRRLRDNRIAQDGISRTHDLSPHPCLREPCQQIFSPPCPTLT, via the exons atgGTTCAAACATCCAGGCACAGGCG GTCCACCCGTGGCTCCAAAATGGTCTCCTGGTCCGTGACAGCAAAGATCCAGGAAATACTGCAGAAGAAGATGGTGCGAGAGTTCCTGGCCGAGTTCATGAGCACGTATGTCATGATG GTGTTCGGCCTTGGTTCCGTGGCCCATATGGTTCTAAATAAAAAATACGGGAGCTACCTTGGTGTCAACTTGGGTTTTGGCTTCGGAGTCACCATGGGAGTGCACGTGGCAGGCCACATCTCTG GGGCCCACATGAATGCAGCTGTGACCTTCGCTAACTGTGCACTGGGCCGTGTGCCCTGGAGGAAGTTTCCGGTCTATGTGCTGGGGCAGTTCCTGGGCTCCTTCCTGGCAGCTGCCACCATCTACACCCTCTTCTACA CGGCCATTCTCCACTTTTCGGGTGGACAGCTGATGGTGACCGGTCCCGTTGCTACAGCTGGCATTTTTGCCACCTACCTTCCTGATCACATGACACTGTGGCGGGGCTTCCTGAATGAG GCGTGGCTGACCGGGATGCTCCAGCTGTGTCTCTTCGCCATCACGGACCAGGAGAACAACCCAGCACTGCCAGGAACACAGGCGCTGGTGATAGGCATCCTCGTGGTCATCATTGGGGTGTCCCTCGGTATGAACACAGGATATGCCATCAACCCGTCCCGGGACCTGCCCCCTCGCGTCTTCACCTTCATTGCTGGCTGGGGCAAACAGGTCTTCAG GTGGCATCATCTACCTGGTCTTCATTGGCTCCACCATCCCACGGGAACCCCTGAAATTGGAGGACTCTGTGGCGTACGAAGACTACGGGATAACCGTATTGCCCAAGATGGGATCTCACGAACCCACGATCTCTCCCCTCACCCCTGTCTCCGTGAGCCCTGCCAACAGATCTTCAGTCCACCCTGCCCCACCCTTACATGA